A genomic segment from Myxococcota bacterium encodes:
- a CDS encoding GMC family oxidoreductase N-terminal domain-containing protein, which produces MQSWDTIVVGAGSSGCALAARLTEDPRRRVLLLEAGPDHRAGALPTDLRFLWRGCDAPHEWGETATTFDGRVVPYLRGRCVGGSSQTNGGVALRPEPRDFATWPPGWGWEDVLRGFRRLERDLDFPDAPWHGNAGPIPVVRYPRERWAPFMDAFADACASLGIGWCQDHNEPGTTGVGPIPTNRDGLVRVSCNVAYLEPARARANLAVRGDAAVARVVLDGARATGVELASGERIAADEVVLAAGVLRSPVLLWHSGIGPADALRALGIDVALDHREVGAHLSDHSVLVTRAPIATAAARGERGEPALQCLLRATADGSDRPNDLQLTPSVARRDDGGYDLVVHSSLQLPEGTGRVRARSAKPGDPVDIDFAFGAHAGNVERLRKGWQLAARLVRATGLALDASPLDRFLDAPDAEIDARAAAEHGAFYHGVGTCRMGDADDARRVVDTDCRVVGAEGLRVVDASIAPTVPRTNTNLLAIAIAELAAEKMARGQGAGGSPAAMR; this is translated from the coding sequence ATGCAGAGCTGGGACACGATCGTCGTCGGCGCGGGCTCGTCGGGCTGCGCGCTCGCGGCGCGCCTGACCGAGGACCCGCGGCGACGCGTGCTGCTGCTCGAGGCCGGGCCCGACCATCGCGCGGGCGCGCTCCCCACCGATCTGCGCTTCCTGTGGCGCGGCTGCGACGCGCCCCACGAGTGGGGAGAGACGGCGACGACGTTCGACGGGCGCGTCGTGCCCTACCTGCGCGGGCGGTGCGTCGGCGGCTCGTCGCAGACGAACGGCGGCGTCGCGCTGCGCCCCGAGCCGCGCGACTTCGCGACGTGGCCGCCGGGCTGGGGCTGGGAGGACGTGCTGCGCGGCTTCCGCCGCCTCGAGCGCGACCTCGACTTCCCCGACGCGCCGTGGCACGGGAACGCCGGCCCGATCCCCGTCGTCCGCTACCCGCGCGAGCGCTGGGCGCCCTTCATGGATGCGTTCGCCGACGCGTGCGCGTCGCTCGGCATCGGCTGGTGCCAGGACCACAACGAGCCCGGCACGACGGGCGTCGGCCCGATCCCGACCAACCGCGACGGACTCGTGCGGGTGTCGTGCAACGTCGCCTACCTCGAGCCGGCGCGCGCGCGCGCGAACCTCGCGGTGCGCGGCGACGCGGCCGTCGCGCGCGTCGTGCTCGACGGCGCGCGCGCGACGGGCGTCGAGCTCGCGAGCGGCGAGCGCATCGCGGCGGACGAGGTCGTGCTCGCGGCCGGCGTGCTGCGCAGCCCCGTGCTGCTCTGGCACTCGGGCATCGGCCCGGCGGACGCGCTGCGCGCACTCGGCATCGACGTCGCGCTCGACCACCGCGAGGTGGGCGCGCACCTGTCGGACCACAGCGTGCTCGTGACGCGCGCGCCGATCGCGACCGCGGCGGCACGCGGCGAGCGCGGCGAGCCCGCGCTCCAGTGCCTGCTGCGCGCGACCGCCGACGGCAGCGACCGGCCGAACGACCTGCAGCTCACGCCGTCCGTCGCGCGGCGCGACGACGGCGGCTACGACCTCGTCGTGCACTCGTCGCTGCAGCTGCCCGAAGGTACGGGGCGCGTGCGCGCGCGCAGCGCGAAGCCCGGCGACCCGGTCGACATCGACTTCGCGTTCGGCGCCCACGCGGGCAACGTCGAGCGCCTGCGCAAGGGCTGGCAGCTCGCCGCGCGCCTCGTGCGCGCGACCGGCCTCGCGCTCGACGCGTCGCCACTCGACCGCTTCCTCGACGCACCCGATGCGGAGATCGACGCGCGCGCCGCGGCCGAGCACGGCGCCTTCTACCACGGCGTCGGCACCTGCCGGATGGGCGACGCGGACGACGCGCGACGCGTCGTCGACACCGACTGCCGCGTCGTCGGCGCGGAGGGGCTTCGCGTCGTCGACGCGTCGATCGCGCCCACCGTCCCGCGCACGAACACGAACCTGCTCGCGATCGCGATCGCCGAGCTCGCCGCGGAGAAGATGGCGCGGGGCCAGGGTGCCGGCGGCTCACCGGCGGCGATGCGCTAG
- the hemN gene encoding oxygen-independent coproporphyrinogen III oxidase: MTPPRSSHDLVAHLRELLPRYVRPLPRYTSYPTAPVWSEAFGARDFAAALGRVAGDVALYAHVPFCRSLCHFCACNRMITRDPALPARYVETLAREVETVRALVPGDVRAAQLHLGGGTPTHLDPAQLERVVGSLTAAFPLRPGAEVSIEVDPRVTTAEHVDALRRCGFDRVSLGVQDFEPAVQEAIHRVQPREVTAGLVDALRGAGIGSIAFDLIYGLPFQTVASFERTLAEVVALAPDRVAIYSYAHVTWVAKQQRGFERKDLPDAATKLDLFALALERLIDAGYVYIGLDHFAKPSDELARALDDGSLRRNFMGYTTQAGLDLVGFGPSAISELAGCYAQSHRELDAWEGAVDAGGLATLRGHALDAADEERRFLIARVLCQGAIDAADASARFGASFAERHADALRRLAPMERDGLVVLAADGSLRLTPEGRVLARNVAAVFDAYLTDGEAAGAEGAPRRFSQSV; encoded by the coding sequence ATGACCCCGCCCCGATCGAGCCACGACCTCGTCGCCCACCTTCGCGAGCTCCTGCCGCGCTACGTGCGGCCGCTGCCGCGCTACACGAGCTACCCGACGGCGCCCGTGTGGAGCGAGGCCTTCGGCGCGCGCGACTTCGCGGCGGCGCTCGGGCGCGTCGCGGGCGACGTCGCGCTCTACGCGCACGTCCCGTTCTGCCGCAGCCTCTGCCACTTCTGCGCGTGCAACCGCATGATCACGCGCGACCCGGCGCTCCCCGCGCGCTACGTCGAGACGCTCGCGCGCGAGGTCGAGACGGTGCGCGCGCTCGTGCCGGGCGACGTGCGCGCCGCGCAGCTCCACCTCGGCGGCGGCACGCCCACCCATCTCGACCCCGCGCAGCTCGAGCGCGTCGTCGGGTCGCTCACGGCGGCGTTCCCGCTGCGGCCGGGTGCCGAGGTCTCGATCGAGGTCGATCCGCGGGTCACGACGGCCGAGCACGTCGACGCACTCCGCCGCTGCGGGTTCGACCGCGTGTCGCTCGGCGTGCAGGACTTCGAGCCCGCCGTGCAGGAGGCCATCCACCGCGTGCAGCCGCGCGAGGTGACGGCCGGCCTCGTCGACGCGCTGCGCGGCGCCGGCATCGGGAGCATCGCGTTCGACCTGATCTACGGCCTCCCGTTCCAGACCGTCGCGTCGTTCGAGCGCACGCTCGCCGAGGTCGTCGCGCTCGCGCCCGACCGCGTCGCCATCTACTCCTACGCGCACGTCACGTGGGTGGCGAAGCAGCAGCGCGGCTTCGAGCGCAAGGACCTGCCGGATGCCGCGACGAAGCTCGACCTCTTCGCGCTCGCGCTCGAGCGGCTGATCGACGCGGGCTACGTCTACATCGGGCTCGACCACTTCGCGAAGCCCTCCGACGAGCTCGCCCGCGCGCTCGACGACGGCAGCCTGCGACGCAACTTCATGGGCTACACGACGCAGGCGGGCCTCGACCTCGTCGGCTTCGGCCCGAGCGCGATCAGCGAGCTCGCCGGATGCTATGCGCAGAGCCACCGCGAGCTCGACGCCTGGGAGGGCGCCGTCGACGCGGGCGGGCTCGCGACGCTGCGCGGACACGCGCTCGACGCCGCCGACGAAGAGCGCCGCTTCCTGATCGCGCGCGTGCTCTGCCAGGGCGCGATCGACGCCGCCGACGCCAGCGCGCGCTTCGGCGCCTCGTTCGCCGAGCGCCACGCGGACGCGCTCCGCCGCCTCGCCCCCATGGAGCGCGACGGCCTCGTCGTCCTCGCGGCCGACGGCAGCCTGCGCCTCACGCCCGAGGGCCGCGTGCTCGCGCGCAACGTCGCCGCCGTGTTCGACGCCTACCTGACGGACGGCGAGGCCGCGGGCGCGGAAGGCGCGCCGCGGCGCTTCAGTCAGTCGGTGTGA